Below is a window of Nicotiana tabacum cultivar K326 chromosome 19, ASM71507v2, whole genome shotgun sequence DNA.
TATTTGTTAATTATTGTACAAGGAAAAATTGAAGAGTACCGTTCCGTATGGACCGTATTACTCTACCCACTTTTATCACTTCACTAACTAACTTGACCTCAAAAGATATTTCTATTTTTGTCCATGTCCAATCGGCCAATTTTAATTTTGTTACTTACTTCCCTTTGATAATTCACTACTTAGCTTAtcgaataaaaataaaaaaggcaaCCTAGTGCATTGAGCTCCCATCAGCTAGAACCCTTGTGTGTCAACTTTTACTGTTGCGCCGTAACTCTTCTATGCTTATCAAAAAGTATATACTAGAACTACTCACGACTAAATTGGTAAACACTTGTAGTAAATGAATAAGTGAGGAATTCTTACCATGGTTCTTGATTTTGCCACGAAGAAGTTGGAACTATTTGATGGGTGGCGTTATACTAGCCATTGTATCAGGTTTAGCTATTTCTTACCTTTAATTACAAATTCTTGATTCTTGATTATACAGGAGCATTCGGAATAGTACAGAAAGGAGGAAATTGGGTTTTTTCTCATGTGGAACTGGAAATCCTATTGACGATTGCTGGCGCTGTGACCGCAATTGGCAACGTAACCGCAAGCGCCTAGCTGATTGTGCTATTGGATTTGGACGCAATGCCATTGGTGGCCGCGATGGCAAGTACTACGTTGTCACTGACCCAGGTGACGATGACCCCGTAAATCCCAGACCTGGAACACTTCGTCATGCTGTAATTCAGGACAGGCCATTGTGGATTGTGTTTAAACGGGACATGGTCATTACCCTTAAGCAAGAATTGATTATGAACAGTTTCAAGACAATTGATGGACGCGGTGTCAATGTCCACATTGCCAATGGGGCTTGCATAACTGTCCAATTTGTTACTAATATCATTATTCATGGCATCAATATTCATGATTGTAAACCAACTGGTAATGCCATGGTTCGTAGCTCGCCAAGTCATTATGGTTGGAGGACAATGGCTGATGGTGATGCCATTTCCATCTTTGGGTCCAGCCACGTTTGGGTTGATCACAACTCTCTCGCTAACTGTGCTGATGGCCTCATTGATGCTATCATGGGATCGACTGCGATTACCATCTCCAACAATTATTTTACCCACCACAATGAggttaattaatttcttttttaccCGTGTGCAGTAACTTTAGTCGATTCAAATGATCGACGTTTTCGGTCAAAGACTAACTATTGGTTAATAAACAGGTGATGCTATTGGGTCACAGCGACTCCTATGTTAGAGACAAGATTATGCAAGTGACTATTGCCTACAACCATTTTGGTGAGGGTCTCATTCAGAGAATGCCAAGGTACATGTGTGGTAAAATTTGTTCTGTTCCACTTAAACATTTTTTGTCATCTCTTCTTAGCTAAAAGTATTACAAAATGATGGATATGCAGGTGTAGACATGGTTATTTCCATGTGGTGAACAATGACTATACACACTGGGAGATGTATGCTATTGGTGGCAGTGCTTCTCCTACAATTAACAGCCAAGGCAACAGATACCTTGCCCCAGCCAACCCTTTTGCCAAACAGGCTTGTTTCTAACTTTTGCTGCTTTTTTGGTAATTAGGTTAGCATAAGTCGAAGGGGCTAAAAGTCTTAAAACTGAAATGTTTTTAGTTTAGACAGAAGTTATTGAAGTTGGGTGGAATTTTGGTTGGCAGGTGACACATAGAGTGGAGCCATCAGAAGGAACGTGGAAGAGTTGGAACTGGAGATCAGATGGAGACCTTATGCTTAATGGAGCCTACTTTACCCCATCCGGACGTGGCGCTGGAGCCAGTTATGCTAGGGCATCAAGCTTAGCAGCCAAGTCCTCTTCACTAGTTGGCACTCTTACCTCAAATGCTGGTGCACTTACCTGCCGCAGGGGCCGCCAATGTTAATGTCTAAGACATTGAACATTTGGTGATGAACACAATCACATATTTACTTTTACCTGTCCAGTGAAATTGTCACGTAATCTAGCCAATTTTCTCCAATTCTAATTCCTTCTCTACCTAAACATCACCAGcaagaaatatatttttattttacacaTTTGAATCCCCTTGTCCATTGTTCCACCTGTCTAATGTACCAGTGCAGCAGGCGTTCAACCTCGCCCTGCTTCAACGGGAAAATAAACTCGAGGATCTATGGAGCAGGTGCTGAAGTGTTGTCCTTCTCTCCTTGGAATCATTTATCCTTCTCTTCTACCAAGCTTGCTTTACAATCTTGATCAGCAAACTACATATCTTGCATATGGTTGATAGGAAATGGACTACTTTTTTTCCTTATCCTCTCAATATGGACCATTTAGAAGCATAGTATTAATGATTGCAGACACATAtgaaaaagaaaccaaaaaaaaaaatattaaagttAATTTTCTGGTTTATTGTTAAAAATGTTTAGCTTTAATTGCTGAAACTGTCATCCTATATAATGTAATTATTTTATAGTTTTGCTTCATAATTCAAGTTATTGCTGCCTATTTCTTTTTTACTTTCCCACCTATTGTAAATGTCAAGGAATGAATGTTGAGTTATTATGATGGTAATTGCAGTTTTCCTTGGCCTTAATAGTGAGTATTGCAGTAAAGTGAGTTGTTGTGCCAAACATGGTTTGGAAGATATGGATGCCACAAGGATTGCATGTGATTAGGCAGCATAGTACAAAACATGCCAATTTCTTGCCCACAAGTATCTTGCTGGCTTCCCAGCCTCTACTGCTCACTGCCATGTGAAGTACTTCACCATTAATGCACTGGAGCAACCATAACTTGAAACTCCTAAGGTATCCTTACTTACCAATTGAAGATAGCGTACTTACAAATTAAAGGGGGGGAACAACTCTCTGTGTACGAACGAGTTGAAGAGTTTgcctgaaaaaagaaaaaagtgacAAGGGAGCAAAAGAGCGAGTGAGGCCTACTTCACGTAGCCAAATCTACAACGAATGGAATGACATTGCTCCATTGATAAATTGGAGCAGTAATCAAGCTCTCCGCCAGCTTGAATTCATTAAAATTGGCTTCCCTTGAAACAAAATGAGAGGAAAATTCAGAATCAAATGGAGGCGGGACAGATACAGACTTATTGAATGGGCCATGCTGTCTTCTGAGTACTGATGAAAGCAAGCCAAGGTAAAGTTGAGGATCTGTCTGTTTAACCTTTTCCCGGATATTTAAAGGCAAAAATGAAAGGCAATCATCCCAATGAACTAACCTACCCCAAATTGACAACTAGAGTATATTAAGGCACTTGGTACATCACAGAAATGAGGGAATCTACATTCATAAGTTCATCCTCACATTAAACTCTTGAATTCACGTCCTCTTACCAATTCACCTACTTCTCTACTTACACCTGGGTTCAATTTcgatcggtttttccctaaaaagaaaccaagcCAATTAAGTCGTTTtttaaaatattggaaccaaaccaaaccaattaagttaATTTTTTATCGATTCAgtttatgtcggtttttcggttatttatcggtTGTTTCTTAGATATGAGACATatactaccaaacacatattccggcgactacattttcaacataacactatcaaaccaattgctatttgagaaatctatcatttaccaagatatattaatgataattgaaccacatagtgatgaataattttaGGACTCAGTTGAAAgtagattatttttaacatgaaatagattcttaaaACTactaatcaaactagaatgtaactagaatgtaaaggcaaagaactagactaaaagtgcaaactattaaaatgtaacataaaattttagaaactttgtataaaaatatacatatatatagatataataataaattttaaatcgCTACTTCTATATTCGATTTGATTcaattttttcggttatttttttattaaaactaaATCAAACTAAATTTGGtaggtttttaaaaaaataaaaaccaaaccaaatttgatcggtttttaaaattcaaaaccaaacaaaataaaaaaagtatCAATTTGTTTGGTTGGTTTGGttctattttttggattttatgaacacccctacttaCACCTCGTACGTAGAGAAGAAGAAGTGGAGAACATTTAAACTCCAAACATGACTAATTTATTCTCTTACTGGGCTTTTGCTCAGTACCCGATTATCTCGTTGAAGTAGGTCCATTACCACCAGCGTAAGGACCAGTCCATCAGTGGCCCTTTACTGTCTATGAATCTAGTTGTGTTGGGCTTCAATAACTTTTGTGGTGGTTTCCTAAGAAGCTTAAAATCGTCAGCTTTATGTTTAGCTTGCTTACCGGACTATCATTATTCCATAGAAATGATTGAGAAAATTAAATCTTTTTTGACCCCACACAATCTAAAATTTGGAGCACATTGAAGTTCCTTTTGTATCATTATCTTACTGAAGATGGCTTAGTTTCAGGgacaaattgaaagaaataaaagcaCACTTATAATATCCAATTTGATGCCTAATGTGACACATTGTCTATTGTCAATTTGTCTAATAAAATATCTTCCTAACAATGAAAAGCCAAGGGTAAATAGTTGAAAGAGTAAGAAAGCTATAACCATTTAGCCCTCTCCTTTAGGAGAAAAAAAGAGGCATAATATGAGACAATATTCATTACTAAAATCACAACATGAGCTTAAAAGGGAGTACCACTTCCACTCCCAGTTTCAGCAGGGCTGTACAAAGCTGACCGGTTTCTCGGTCTGTTCTCCTCTAACTGCCTTACTACTTCTTCCATCGACGGCCTAACAGTAGACACAGGAGCACAACAACCCATTGCAAGTCTCAAGGCTTGTACCAAACCTTCTTCCATTGGATTCCTAATTCCCTTCAGAAGCTCCACGTCGAATACCTCCATCGTCGTTTCCTCCAAAACGGCTACTTTCACTAGTGCAGGCAAATCAACGTTGTCGCCATTTCTTCCATTCTTTCCAGGCTTCTTTCCTAGCAGAATCTCCAGTAGTAGGATCCCAAAAGCATAAACATCAGTTCTCGAACTGCACTTCTTCATCCTTTGCAGCTCTGGTGGCTTGTAACCATCGGCTTTTGCGAGTGCTATGATTTCATCAGCTACAGCTGGGATCATTATCTTGTCAAGTCCAAATTCAGTAAGCCTGGCAACAAAGAATTCATCGACGAGAACATTCTTTGACCTAACATTCCCATGGGTAATGGGGGTTTCTAGACCGTGAAGGTGCGCTAGTCCTCTGGCTATGCCCAATGCTATTTTGTGTCGCCTAGCCCAGTTCAATACTGGCTTCCCAACTCTTGATTCTGAACACAATCAGGAAATATCATAATCAAATTACTGATCAAAAAATATATCCTAATCAAATTTACTCGTCCTTCAATGTTATCAttcacaaatcacaatacagaAACAGCCACAATAATTGTGACTATATTAGGTTCTGAAAGTCAAATGGTGCGATTTAATACTATCCAAATCCACTTTACAAGGATTGCTTAGAGCCAAAATCAACATATTGCTTTCGCTGATTAAAAAGTAATACTAATTCTTCTTAAAGACGGAAGATTACCAGAACAAAGTGACTGAAGATGCGGTCACCTATACCTTCGTTTACCACAACTTCCCAATATTTCTTCCTATGCCTGACCGATATTCTTTAAGACAGTGACGGTGCAAAACTTGCAGAGAAAATTAAGGTGGAAAGCACGATGAAACAGCCACAACATCTTTAGGCATGCATGAAGCTTGTAAAAGAATGAGTGAAGCTTACTTGTCCAAGCTTAAATGCTGGGAAATGAGCTATCATCAGTTTATCTAGGGCTACACAgttcttgaaaataaaaaaatagataaatGGTTGGCCTAGGCATAGTGACATCCCAGTTTAGAGATAATGGACTATTTTGTTTTTTGGTTGGATGAGTAAGCAAATATAATGGGGCTACTTTTTCTTTGTTGGCAAAACAGGTACTCATGGTAGTTAGTGTATGAAGAGCACATAAAAAATGCAAGATTAAGCACAGGAGAGGATAGATGTAAGACCGTAGGATTAACTTATCTATAGAGGTCAGAATAAGTGAAACATTCTCGCTATTCCTGTGACTTCTTATCTCTATTAGGTTCATTCGATTACTAATTCAGTTACTCTTAAGATGTTGATTCAATAAGATTTATATTTTCATGGTCGTTTCATTGATATAATTATGCACTAATATTCCAATTACGACCAAACCTTGAGGAGGAGGCTGCAACTTGTAGCCCACGTATTTCAGTGTCCCTCAAGCAAAAGGTCCAAGGTACTAAAAATGAGACTAACAATCTGCTGCTACTTACCTTTATTAATTTCTGTGGTTTAAAAGCATTAATCCTTTATATTGCTCCACACACACGAAGCAATGAGTAATACAAGAATTTCAATTCATCACAATCAGAAATATCCATCTACATGAGACATGAGTACACTTGCGTTGATTTTCGTTAGTAGAACTTGAAAGAGTAAACATGATTTGAGAGCATAAATAAGCTAAGAATTTACCATGTAAAAGCTCATGAAGATTTCTGTTGGGGAGATAATCATAAATGAGAAGCTTTTCCCCTCTCTTCCCTTGATAGAAGGctctcaaaggaatcaaattctCATGTCTAACTTTTCCCAGCTGTTTAATCACATGTAAACATGACCCTCCATCCTTACAACTGCCTTCCCTCAACAACCTCAAAGCAATGGTTCCACCATCAGCTAATTTTGCCTTATAAATAGTCCCATAACTAGTCTTCTCCATCACTTGCCCCGTCGCATTCAGCACATCCTCCAGTGTCAGATGCTCACCCCCTTGAAACAAGATTAACTTCCCCTCACCACCACCGCCATCGCCAGTTTCCTCATCTTCAACTTCCTCAAACTCATCCTCTTCTTCATCTGCATGTTTcctctttttcccttgaaaatatcCAATCAACAATGACACCACAACCACCATTGCACTCATCAAACCAATAACAATACCAGCAATTGCACCAGGACTCAAACCAGAGCTTCCACTACAAGGCCCTAAAGGATGCCCACAAAGAGTAGGATTGTTCCCCTCAAAAACCTCCACACCAAACTTTGATTCCCCAAAATTTGGCAACACCCCACTAAAATTATTGTGTGAAAGATTCAATTTTTCCAGCTTTAATGCAGCTAATGTCTCAGGAACTGGCCCAGAAAAATTGTTATCCCCCAAATCAAGATCCTTAAGGCCATTAAACCTAGTTATAAATTCAGGAAAATTCCCAGAAAACATGTTTTCCCCAAAATCAAGAAACTGCAAATTCTTACAAGTAGCATCAGGCAATGCAGGGTTAGGAAGAGAACCAGACAAAGAATTACCATGAATCTTGAGAGAAACAAGCCTGTCACAAAGATTCCATATTGAAGCTGGAACTGTCCCACTCAGAGTGTTGCTACTCAACTCAATATCAGAGAGAGAAGAGCTGTAGCCAAGCTCAAGAGGGATGTTCCCATGTAGTGAATTAACACCAAGATAGAGACTTTGTAATGTTGAAAGCTCACCAAGCTCTCTTGGGAGTGTTCCAGAGAGATTAGCTGATGGCAACTGAAGAGAAACAAGATGCAAAGATGGGTTTCTGTAAAGCAAAAGACTTGTCCACTGAGGTGAAGAGAGCTCAGTGCAGAGTAAAGAAGTTCCATTAGTGAAAACCCATTTGAGACCTCGCCATTGACAGAGGGGAACTGAAGTGTTCCAAGAAGATAACAACAAGTTCTCTGAACTGCCCTGAAGCGAGGGTTTGATCTTTTGCAAGAGAAGCTCAACATCAGATGCAGCAGAAGAAGAAGTGTACAAGGCTATGAAAAAGAGAATGTACAAGGAGAGAAGCAGCCTCTGAAGTGCCATGAATGAAGTGAAGAGGAAAAAAACACAAATAAAAGAGGAGTGTGATGAGTGTGGGAAGTGGAGAGCTCTTTGTTGGAGTTTTTCTTTTTGGGAAAGCTGACAACTTTTTTTTACTACAAACCAGCTCTCCACAAACTCGCAGCTTTCATTTAATCTCAATAATTATAAGCATAACAAGGGCTTCATAAAAACACAGTCAGCTAAACTCGACATAAAACTAGTTAAACAATGTGAAATATTTTAGttccgtttggccataaattttaatgattttttttcaaaattcttttgaaaatattatttattcaTAGTATATCAGGTTGTTCTAGTGGTGAACaccctccactttcaaccaagaggttgtgagttcgagtcaatCCAAGAGTAAGATGGTGAGTTCTTGGAGTGtaggagccgagggtctatcggaaacagtatCTCTACCTCGGGGTaaagtaaggtctgcgtacatactattCTCTTCAGACcctatactgggttgttgttgtatatgATCAGttattaaaaacaaattaaaacaaaaaattcaaGTTCCCAAAAATTGATTTAAGACAATATTTAGTAAAAAATTTTCCGctcataaaatttcaaaaaatatccatctattataataaatatttaattcGATCCTTTTATATTTGGTtccttaatatttttattattattaaagcATCTCGTACTTATTGTTTCACTTACGAGCTCAATCTGAAGTATAATAAAGGTTTTTTGATCATAGTTTTCTTAGCCGAGAGCCTATCGAAAATAGTCTCTCTATCTTTTCAAGGTAGAATAAGGTCTATGCATTATCCTCTTCAGATCCCACCTataaaattttactaaattcATTGTTGTTGTAATTTTAGATCATAATTGGTACTAAAGAGATAAACATGAATCTTTAGGCAAAGAATTTCGACACATCCAATCTACCAAATTAATATTGGAACTCTATTGAAGTTAAGGGCAAATGCGAAACTATTTACTGACGGTAAAGGTAtgaataatttcaaataatataGAGTAAAATTATTTGCACAAGAGacggattcaaaatttaaaatttatgagttCAGATTTGCTCTGATTTGCACTACTTTAATTAATTTGATATTAAGAGAtaattgattgattttaattACAAATTCTCTCTTTCAACACTAGTCAATATGTAAACATTATAGAGTTTAAAATTTGTGATAAATAATCTCTATTGCttagatttttcaaaaatattatggCTCCCTCAAAACTATACTATTTTACGCATTCTATAGCTTTTAAAAGAGTTTAAGTAACGTAATACAGTGAATAATGAAGGGTGAGGGAATGCAAAAGTGTGAGGAGTATCAGATATGTTGTCAATATGTTTATGACTTTTACTTAACAAAAATCGGCACGGCACGCTTGTCTTTGGAACTGCTGATTTTGTTTTGTCTTAATTTTCAAAAAGCATTGGTATCTTCCTTTCCTTTGAGAAATGAGAAAAAAGGAGAAAGGAGATGATTTCCTAAACGACAGCTATTAGGTAAACGAGGAAGGTCAAGTGTATTTGACTATATTGGGGCCCACACGTGTCCCCAGATTTTCCGTTATTAAGTGCCAACGGTGGCCGTGTTTTACATAAATACATAAAATATACTTtcataaatatatttataattataattaactAATACGTACATATTTTTACACCAATTTATTGCTGATAAATTTATATCGTGGAACGGTATCTTTTTGAAAATGAATAACATATGGGCCAAATATTATTTGTGGGTCACTAGTCATCAATTAAAGGGAGAGCACATTGTCCATCCGTTGCAATACATACTAAAGGAAAAGTGACGCTCGCGTGACTAGAGCAACTAAACAAATAATTTATTAGATTTTATTGGTTAGATATAATcataataaataaaggaaaaaacttctgttatatgattggtaattaaacaaataaaaataaataaataaataaacgaaaAAATAATTTGAACTTGCAGGGATTGAGTTACGACACTTTGTTTAATATTCAAAATTAACCCACCCATACTGACCCAATTAAATTTTGTGCGAACGATGTGCAAACTTGTTTATTGATTCAACAAACCGTTTAACTCGCCTAAATTTAACTTAATTCGCTCATTACACTCGTAATTTTAATTGGACCCACTTATTAAGCTACGCGATATGTTATTGTCGAAATGTCACTTTCTTCATTCCAAAATAAAATGATGAGCTCCTGCGTACAAAGTAAACACAGCCACCTTTATGTGAATTTGAATATTGATTTCTTGATATTTTGAataaatttatataattaaaaattactAAGAGACATAATTATagttaaaaatatttgaaaatatcaTTATGAAAAAAAGCTAATATTAAACTTTTCAGTTGATAAGAGAGCAATTTCTTTTGGAACTGAGGGAAAACTTTAGCTACTTTCACGACGGAAAAAGACGGATAACCAATTTTGATTTTGGGATCTCTTCCCTTATAGGCTTATACTGCAAACGATGCCTacatttagggtgtgtttggtgggaagaaaaatattttctaattttttcatgtttgattgacttaaatgttttggaaaatattttttcatgaactcattttctttcaattggaggaaaatattttttctatctaaagaagggaaaatattttccaaaattctttttcaACATTCTCCACCCTATTCCCCGTCCTCAACAACCTACCATCCATCCTACCCCCAAAACACCCCTACCCCACCCACCCCCAACCGCCCCAACCCCTACCCCCACCATACCCCAACCTCGCCTACCACCCACcccaaataaaaatattattaagagtattttcttttttcatattGTAAATAGagtacttttttttatttca
It encodes the following:
- the LOC107823132 gene encoding putative pectate lyase 8, giving the protein MAVSWRSCLSLLVVTMLVINVSASNSPEEAKQFQSLNNSTMAKGLSEENVPNHEKHAVDDPEMIASMVDMSIRNSTERRKLGFFSCGTGNPIDDCWRCDRNWQRNRKRLADCAIGFGRNAIGGRDGKYYVVTDPGDDDPVNPRPGTLRHAVIQDRPLWIVFKRDMVITLKQELIMNSFKTIDGRGVNVHIANGACITVQFVTNIIIHGINIHDCKPTGNAMVRSSPSHYGWRTMADGDAISIFGSSHVWVDHNSLANCADGLIDAIMGSTAITISNNYFTHHNEVMLLGHSDSYVRDKIMQVTIAYNHFGEGLIQRMPRCRHGYFHVVNNDYTHWEMYAIGGSASPTINSQGNRYLAPANPFAKQVTHRVEPSEGTWKSWNWRSDGDLMLNGAYFTPSGRGAGASYARASSLAAKSSSLVGTLTSNAGALTCRRGRQC
- the LOC107764202 gene encoding putative kinase-like protein TMKL1; translated protein: MALQRLLLSLYILFFIALYTSSSAASDVELLLQKIKPSLQGSSENLLLSSWNTSVPLCQWRGLKWVFTNGTSLLCTELSSPQWTSLLLYRNPSLHLVSLQLPSANLSGTLPRELGELSTLQSLYLGVNSLHGNIPLELGYSSSLSDIELSSNTLSGTVPASIWNLCDRLVSLKIHGNSLSGSLPNPALPDATCKNLQFLDFGENMFSGNFPEFITRFNGLKDLDLGDNNFSGPVPETLAALKLEKLNLSHNNFSGVLPNFGESKFGVEVFEGNNPTLCGHPLGPCSGSSGLSPGAIAGIVIGLMSAMVVVVSLLIGYFQGKKRKHADEEEDEFEEVEDEETGDGGGGEGKLILFQGGEHLTLEDVLNATGQVMEKTSYGTIYKAKLADGGTIALRLLREGSCKDGGSCLHVIKQLGKVRHENLIPLRAFYQGKRGEKLLIYDYLPNRNLHELLHESRVGKPVLNWARRHKIALGIARGLAHLHGLETPITHGNVRSKNVLVDEFFVARLTEFGLDKIMIPAVADEIIALAKADGYKPPELQRMKKCSSRTDVYAFGILLLEILLGKKPGKNGRNGDNVDLPALVKVAVLEETTMEVFDVELLKGIRNPMEEGLVQALRLAMGCCAPVSTVRPSMEEVVRQLEENRPRNRSALYSPAETGSGSGTPF